In the genome of Thermodesulfobacteriota bacterium, one region contains:
- the hisA gene encoding 1-(5-phosphoribosyl)-5-[(5-phosphoribosylamino)methylideneamino]imidazole-4-carboxamide isomerase, with translation MLIIPAIDLKEGKCVRLLRGEEGTETVFSQDPLAVARKWEECGARRIHVVDLDGAFSGKPRNFELIKEIVNSVSCSVQIGGGIRDIETIERYLETGLDRVILGTVAVQKPEILAEANRKFPQRVAVGIDTKNGRIAVRGWKQTIDFDLKSFLDYLKAAGVSLVIHTDIDRDGTLEGMNINAVEEFVRNSPIPIIASGGISSLNELEKLSDLTTVGLLGVILGKSIYSGKIDLRDAINRFSDY, from the coding sequence ATGCTTATTATTCCTGCCATAGATCTAAAGGAAGGTAAATGTGTAAGGTTGTTAAGGGGAGAGGAGGGGACTGAAACAGTATTTTCTCAAGATCCGCTGGCTGTGGCTAGGAAATGGGAGGAATGCGGAGCTAGGCGCATACATGTTGTTGATCTTGATGGTGCATTTTCAGGTAAACCGAGGAATTTTGAATTAATAAAAGAAATCGTGAATTCCGTTTCATGCTCCGTTCAAATAGGTGGTGGAATCAGGGATATTGAAACCATTGAAAGATATTTAGAAACAGGGCTGGATAGAGTCATACTGGGAACTGTGGCAGTTCAGAAACCGGAGATTTTAGCTGAAGCTAACCGAAAGTTTCCACAGCGGGTCGCCGTTGGAATTGACACAAAGAATGGGAGGATCGCTGTAAGGGGATGGAAACAAACTATAGATTTCGATCTAAAATCTTTTCTAGATTATTTGAAGGCAGCGGGTGTCTCTTTAGTTATACACACTGATATAGATCGTGATGGAACTTTGGAGGGTATGAATATTAATGCAGTTGAAGAATTTGTTAGAAACTCTCCAATACCTATAATTGCTTCTGGTGGAATTTCATCCCTTAATGAATTAGAAAAACTGTCTGACCTAACTACGGTGGGGCTTTTGGGGGTAATACTTGGCAAGTCAATTTACAGCGGTAAGATTGATCTAAGAGATGCAATAAACAGATTTTCAGATTATTAA